In a genomic window of Roseimicrobium gellanilyticum:
- a CDS encoding phosphotransferase family protein, whose amino-acid sequence MSERDTALPIRAATEVLAAYGVIPDRCDILQNGHTLVLRLTEDLVARVVQDVDGPRQGTEWFERENAVAQHLTEKGAPVISLHDGLPSGPHEHLGYPMNFWKFVTSIDAEPNPEDIGRTLHQCHEVLRSCAQPLPKLAIMTESLALLDTLTEKNAFPEPTLTLLRAHLTTSLEVLDHGPHQPLHGDAHMGNLMNTTIGLLWSDWEDTFCGPVEWDIASVIWNAKILEEDYDTTESILTAYRQAGGQIDETLLQQSLIARAAVMTAWYPVLYPNPNAERQSKLQRRVEWLEKMR is encoded by the coding sequence ATGAGCGAACGTGACACAGCCCTCCCCATCCGCGCTGCTACAGAAGTGCTGGCGGCATATGGCGTCATACCGGATCGATGTGACATTCTCCAGAATGGCCACACACTGGTGCTGCGACTCACGGAGGACCTCGTGGCGCGCGTGGTGCAGGACGTAGATGGGCCACGGCAGGGCACGGAGTGGTTTGAGAGAGAGAACGCAGTCGCGCAGCATCTCACAGAAAAGGGTGCGCCGGTCATTTCGCTTCATGACGGTCTGCCCTCAGGACCGCATGAGCATTTGGGATACCCGATGAATTTCTGGAAGTTCGTCACCTCGATTGATGCAGAACCGAATCCGGAAGACATCGGCAGGACTTTGCATCAGTGCCACGAGGTGTTGCGTTCCTGTGCACAACCACTGCCGAAGCTGGCCATCATGACGGAAAGCCTCGCACTGCTGGACACCCTGACGGAGAAGAATGCCTTCCCGGAGCCCACGCTGACGCTCTTACGCGCTCATCTCACCACGTCGCTGGAGGTTCTGGACCATGGCCCACATCAGCCTCTGCATGGTGATGCGCACATGGGCAACCTGATGAACACTACCATCGGGCTTCTATGGTCGGATTGGGAGGACACCTTCTGCGGACCCGTCGAGTGGGACATTGCTTCCGTCATCTGGAACGCGAAGATCCTTGAAGAGGATTACGACACCACGGAAAGCATCCTGACTGCCTACCGGCAAGCCGGAGGCCAAATCGACGAGACGCTCCTCCAACAAAGTCTCATCGCCCGCGCGGCGGTGATGACCGCATGGTATCCCGTGCTCTACCCCAACCCCAACGCGGAACGGCAAAGCAAGCTGCAGCGACGCGTCGAGTGGCTGGAGAAGATGAGATAG